From the Kogia breviceps isolate mKogBre1 chromosome 3, mKogBre1 haplotype 1, whole genome shotgun sequence genome, one window contains:
- the PTF1A gene encoding pancreas transcription factor 1 subunit alpha, which yields MDAVLLEHFPGGLDAFPSPYFDEEDFFTDQSSRDPLEDGDELLADEQAEVEFLSHQLHEYCYRDGACLLLQPAPSVAPHALAPPPSGGPGEPEDGGGGYCCEAGAPPGGFSYSPGSPPSCLAYPCAGPAVLSPGARLRGMSGAAAAAAARRRRRVRSEAELQQLRQAANVRERRRMQSINDAFEGLRSHIPTLPYEKRLSKVDTLRLAIGYINFLSELVQADLPLRGGGAGGGGGPGGGGRLGGDSPGSQVQKVIICHRGTRSPSPSDPDYGLPPLAGHSLSWTDEKQLKEQNIIRTAKVWTPEDPRKLNSKSSFNNIENEPPFEFVS from the exons ATGGACGCGGTGCTGCTAGAGCACTTCCCCGGGGGCCTGGACGCCTTCCCGTCCCCTTACTTTGACGAGGAGGACTTCTTCACCGACCAGTCGTCTCGGGACCCTCTGGAGGACGGCGATGAGCTGCTGGCCGACGAGCAGGCCGAGGTGGAGTTCCTCAGCCACCAGCTGCACGAGTACTGCTACCGCGACGGGGCGTGCCTGCTGCTGCAGCCCGCGCCCTCGGTGGCTCCGCACGCGctcgccccgccgccctcgggagGCCCCGGCGAGCCGGAGGACGGTGGTGGCGGCTACTGCTGCGAGGCGGGGGCGCCCCCCGGCGGCTTCTCCTACTCGCCCGGCTCGCCGCCCTCGTGCCTCGCCTACCCGTGCGCCGGGCCGGCCGTGCTGTCGCCCGGAGCGCGGCTGCGCGGCATgagcggggcggcggcggcggcggcggcgcggcggcggcggcgggtgcGCTCGGAGGCCGAGTTGCAGCAGCTGCGTCAGGCGGCCAACGTGCGCGAGCGGCGCCGCATGCAGTCCATCAACGACGCCTTCGAGGGGCTGCGCTCGCACATCCCCACGCTGCCCTACGAGAAGCGCCTTTCCAAGGTGGACACGCTGCGCCTGGCCATCGGCTACATCAACTTCCTCAGCGAACTCGTGCAGGCCGACCTGCCCTtgcgcggcggcggcgcgggcggtGGCGGGGGACCGGGCGGCGGCGGGCGCCTGGGCGGGGACAGCCCTGGCAGCCAGGTCCAGAAGGTCATCATCTGCCATCGGGGCACCC ggtccccctcccccagcgaCCCGGATTATGGCCTCCCTCCCCTCGCGGGACACTCTCTCTCTTGGACTGATGAAAAACAActcaaagaacaaaatattatcCGAACAGCCAAAGTGTGGACCCCAGAGGATCCCAGAAAACTCAACAGCAAGTCTTCCTTCAACAACATAGAAAACGAACCGCCCTTTGAGTTTGTGTCCTGA